In Bythopirellula goksoeyrii, a single window of DNA contains:
- a CDS encoding enolase C-terminal domain-like protein has translation MTPPNTSHTLSTQSTTGKATDITVSGVELYFLPVTTRVPLKFGSETLSSVTCARVRISVEDRSGRKAEGWGETPLSVPWVWPSTISHRRRDLALRDFCEQLASAWSEFPGYGHAMEIGHEFQENTLPTLLAGFNRDCAPEERMPLLAGLVCCSPFDIALHDAYGNLHDRPIYDCYNAEFMNHDLSHYLGESDADGVDFAGKYPIDYMTDNVPEELPVWHLVGGVDLLDPSEMNGSIPLDGEPFLLEDWINRDGLQNLKVKLRGNDAEWDFDRLVQVGLIAAKHGSYTLSADFNCTVLEPAYVNGVLDRLSAEHPDIYDSILYVEQPFPYDLEANKIDVSSVSSRKPLLMDESAHNWQLVRLGRELGWTGVALKTCKTQTGAILTLCWAKAHGMSIMVQDLTNPMLAQIPHVLLAANAGTLLGVESNAMQFYPKASLPEAQVHPGLYQRREGKLDLRSIDGSGFGYRVQEISRELGEPAVRFGSFVID, from the coding sequence ATGACCCCTCCGAACACTTCACATACGCTGAGTACGCAGTCTACGACTGGCAAAGCGACCGATATCACCGTCTCCGGTGTGGAACTGTACTTCTTACCAGTTACCACTCGAGTGCCGCTGAAATTTGGCTCAGAAACGTTGAGCAGCGTGACATGTGCGCGTGTCCGAATAAGTGTTGAAGATCGCTCTGGTCGCAAAGCCGAGGGTTGGGGGGAAACGCCACTGAGCGTCCCATGGGTTTGGCCGAGCACGATTTCGCATCGCAGGAGAGATCTTGCTCTGCGAGATTTTTGTGAACAGCTTGCGTCGGCCTGGTCTGAGTTTCCCGGCTATGGTCATGCCATGGAGATTGGCCACGAGTTTCAAGAGAACACTTTGCCGACGCTTCTGGCTGGGTTCAACCGAGATTGCGCGCCTGAAGAACGCATGCCGCTACTGGCGGGGTTGGTCTGCTGCTCGCCGTTCGATATTGCTCTGCATGATGCGTACGGGAATCTCCACGATCGCCCCATCTACGACTGCTACAACGCCGAGTTTATGAATCATGACTTGTCCCACTACTTGGGTGAGTCCGATGCAGACGGCGTCGATTTTGCGGGCAAATATCCCATCGATTATATGACGGATAATGTCCCCGAAGAACTTCCCGTTTGGCATTTGGTGGGAGGAGTAGACCTGCTTGATCCTTCAGAAATGAATGGTTCTATCCCGCTAGACGGCGAGCCGTTTCTGTTAGAAGACTGGATCAACCGAGACGGTCTGCAAAATTTGAAAGTCAAACTTCGCGGCAACGATGCGGAATGGGACTTTGACCGCTTGGTCCAAGTTGGTCTTATCGCCGCCAAACACGGTTCTTACACGCTCAGTGCGGATTTCAATTGCACCGTTCTTGAGCCCGCTTACGTCAATGGAGTCCTCGACCGGTTATCTGCTGAACACCCTGATATTTACGATTCGATTTTGTACGTCGAACAACCGTTTCCTTACGATCTTGAAGCCAACAAGATTGATGTTTCGAGTGTGTCGAGTCGCAAGCCGTTGCTGATGGACGAAAGTGCTCACAATTGGCAGCTGGTTCGACTCGGCAGGGAACTTGGCTGGACTGGGGTGGCGTTGAAAACTTGTAAAACGCAGACCGGTGCGATCCTGACACTTTGTTGGGCGAAGGCCCATGGGATGAGCATTATGGTCCAGGATCTAACCAATCCTATGCTTGCCCAGATCCCTCATGTGTTGCTCGCAGCAAACGCAGGTACTCTTTTGGGAGTAGAATCCAACGCCATGCAATTCTACCCTAAAGCGTCGTTACCTGAAGCACAGGTCCATCCAGGACTCTACCAACGTCGAGAGGGCAAACTGGATCTTCGATCGATCGATGGTTCGGGATTCGGCTATCGAGTTCAGGAGATCTCAAGAGAACTTGGAGAGCCCGCCGTCAGGTTCGGAAGTTTTGTAATAGACTAG
- a CDS encoding Gfo/Idh/MocA family protein, giving the protein MSNQHAPQAGSRREFLKTSALAAAAAAPYFVPASAFGANAPSNRVTLGCIGVGNQGFPVMKRFLENDACQVLAVCDVNRGSSGYKDDKHVYGREPAREEVEGYYGKSSESGSYKGCEAYNDFRDILSRDDIDAVIIATPDHWHSTMTVQACKAGKDVYCEKPLGLTIGDQQAMVKAVRENDRILQTGSHERSNPNVRRLVDIVQSGALGEIKRVVCNVGRHNMISPGPGWKPMPVPDGFDYAMWLGPAPDAPYHKDRCLYRFRFNYDYAGGQVTNFGAHSLDMAQWALGMDKSGPVEVEHVYADFLPEGSLFNAATYTHFRCTYDNGVVLDCMTGVPEVRCIVEGTEGSVRVENQGRNFFTIAEGIKSDVCGSEVPDVYVSNDDHQRNFIDCVKSREEPAAPVEVGHRSATVCHLGNIALRLGTKVKWDPASEQIVDNKEASAFLNRPTNQSWNT; this is encoded by the coding sequence ATGTCTAATCAACACGCCCCTCAAGCTGGATCACGTCGCGAGTTTTTGAAGACTTCCGCACTCGCTGCAGCAGCTGCCGCTCCGTATTTTGTTCCAGCCTCGGCGTTTGGCGCCAATGCACCGAGCAATCGAGTAACACTGGGCTGCATCGGTGTTGGCAATCAAGGCTTTCCGGTGATGAAGCGTTTTCTAGAGAACGATGCATGCCAAGTCTTAGCCGTTTGCGATGTGAATCGTGGCAGCAGTGGCTATAAGGATGATAAACATGTTTATGGCCGTGAGCCGGCACGTGAGGAAGTCGAAGGCTATTACGGCAAATCGAGTGAGTCCGGTTCCTACAAGGGCTGTGAGGCATACAACGATTTTCGAGACATTCTGAGTCGCGACGACATCGACGCAGTAATCATTGCGACCCCTGACCATTGGCATAGCACGATGACTGTGCAGGCTTGCAAGGCAGGTAAGGATGTTTATTGCGAGAAGCCTTTGGGACTTACTATTGGTGATCAACAAGCGATGGTTAAGGCGGTGCGCGAGAATGATCGCATCTTGCAGACCGGCAGTCACGAACGTTCCAACCCGAATGTGCGTCGTCTGGTTGACATCGTCCAAAGTGGTGCTCTGGGTGAGATAAAACGGGTCGTCTGCAATGTGGGAAGGCATAACATGATCAGCCCGGGTCCGGGGTGGAAACCTATGCCAGTTCCGGATGGGTTTGATTACGCCATGTGGCTCGGCCCCGCCCCTGATGCACCCTATCACAAGGATCGTTGCCTGTATCGGTTCCGTTTCAACTATGACTATGCGGGTGGCCAAGTCACTAACTTTGGAGCCCATTCGCTTGACATGGCCCAGTGGGCACTAGGCATGGATAAGTCAGGACCTGTTGAAGTCGAGCATGTTTATGCGGACTTCCTGCCCGAAGGAAGCCTCTTCAACGCTGCCACCTACACGCATTTTCGTTGCACTTACGACAACGGGGTTGTACTCGATTGCATGACGGGAGTCCCTGAGGTGCGTTGCATCGTTGAAGGGACCGAGGGAAGCGTTCGCGTCGAAAACCAGGGCCGTAATTTCTTTACGATCGCGGAGGGGATTAAGTCGGATGTATGCGGCTCGGAAGTTCCTGACGTCTATGTTAGCAACGACGACCATCAGCGCAATTTCATCGATTGTGTGAAGTCACGCGAAGAGCCAGCGGCACCCGTTGAAGTCGGACACCGAAGTGCGACCGTTTGCCATCTAGGGAATATCGCTTTGCGTCTTGGTACCAAAGTGAAATGGGATCCTGCTAGCGAACAGATTGTTGATAACAAAGAGGCAAGTGCCTTTCTGAATCGTCCTACCAACCAATCGTGGAACACCTAA
- a CDS encoding chondroitinase-B domain-containing protein: MRYFFCIIFRLRTRFALAVSGLATAALSPTPVFAIDFMVSSASQINTAMQSAQPGDTLIMTDGVWTNQQISFAGFGTSSNPITLRTQTPGGVILNGSSTLDISGDWLVADGLRFEGGALNNGSNAIIEFRGSNGEATNSRLTNSTIVGYNPPSVNDRYHWVELFGQNNRVDHNRFENQNHSGVTVVVRRDNTSANSHLIDANHFVDRPVPNNPADGNGFETIRIGTSDESLSDSFTTVENNLFERLDGEIEIISNKSGNNTYRYNTFRDSKGTLTLRHGNDTLVEGNFFLGGDTNNSGAIRVIGERQTIVNNYIANVDDRAGGAISISAGVQNSALNQYFQVKDAVIAHNTLVNTQGVMLTFDDGLGSSSRTLLAENVTVANNIFRSDGPTIFEGNEGAGWTWEGNIAFGGSLGPKNGSVGIGNVNPQLQLDADGLWRLSSGSPAIDNAVVGSYSSIITHDMDGQERIGLMDIGADEFSTAQIVRKPLVAGDVGPSWLQPVDPPGGGGGCFARGCAIQAEDYAAVLDPAGNGLKWTTVVDAEALGGEAIRAPSGSIVNLPGTHDTLAVYDLTFEQQGTYRAYYRAKGTNGSSDSLYVPDDFNIDPTVNEGTTQSGTYIWETGGLFTITSSNVGVPLEFRIGRREANNQLDALVLDSDHSLTPSELDALFDEMFVAGDFNEDGFVDGNDLLAWQAGYGTSGSASHMDGDANEDGNVDGTDFLIWQRGFTGSAPLTSQAVPVPECTGMTLCLLGLLVPAFCTRSRNSTRLLIRSSLFHV; the protein is encoded by the coding sequence ATGAGATATTTTTTTTGCATTATATTCCGATTGCGTACAAGGTTTGCTCTGGCCGTGAGTGGTTTGGCGACTGCTGCACTCTCACCTACCCCAGTATTTGCGATCGACTTCATGGTTTCCTCCGCCTCACAGATCAACACAGCCATGCAATCCGCCCAACCAGGGGATACGCTGATTATGACGGATGGCGTCTGGACGAATCAGCAGATCAGTTTCGCGGGATTCGGAACCTCATCGAACCCTATTACTTTGCGAACTCAGACTCCTGGTGGTGTGATTCTCAACGGATCCTCGACGCTAGATATTTCCGGCGACTGGCTAGTGGCCGACGGTCTAAGATTTGAGGGAGGCGCCTTGAACAATGGTTCTAATGCCATCATCGAATTCCGTGGTTCCAATGGCGAAGCCACGAATAGTCGGCTCACGAACTCCACGATCGTGGGTTACAACCCGCCGAGTGTCAATGACCGGTATCATTGGGTCGAATTGTTTGGCCAGAACAATCGTGTGGATCACAATCGATTCGAGAATCAGAATCATTCTGGAGTGACAGTGGTCGTGCGACGGGATAATACGTCTGCCAATAGCCACTTGATTGACGCGAATCACTTTGTCGATCGTCCCGTACCTAACAACCCCGCCGATGGCAATGGATTCGAGACAATTCGCATCGGAACAAGTGATGAATCTTTGAGTGACTCCTTCACCACTGTGGAGAACAATCTCTTTGAGCGACTCGACGGTGAAATAGAGATCATCTCGAACAAGTCTGGCAACAACACTTATCGCTACAACACGTTTCGCGATTCGAAAGGGACTCTTACCCTGCGTCACGGCAACGACACGCTCGTAGAAGGAAACTTCTTTCTTGGGGGGGATACGAACAATAGCGGAGCAATTCGCGTCATCGGCGAGAGGCAGACGATCGTCAACAACTACATTGCCAATGTTGACGATCGCGCCGGTGGCGCGATTTCCATCTCAGCGGGAGTGCAAAACTCAGCACTCAATCAGTATTTCCAGGTAAAAGACGCTGTGATCGCTCATAACACCTTGGTCAATACCCAGGGGGTGATGCTTACTTTCGATGATGGGTTGGGAAGCAGCAGTCGGACCTTGTTGGCAGAGAATGTGACTGTGGCTAACAATATTTTTCGTAGCGATGGTCCGACGATCTTTGAAGGGAACGAAGGTGCAGGTTGGACCTGGGAAGGGAATATCGCGTTCGGTGGTAGCTTAGGGCCCAAGAACGGCAGCGTGGGCATTGGCAATGTAAATCCTCAACTTCAACTCGATGCCGATGGGCTTTGGCGGCTCAGTTCCGGGAGTCCTGCGATCGATAATGCTGTCGTCGGTAGTTACAGCAGCATCATTACCCACGACATGGATGGTCAGGAACGCATCGGACTGATGGATATCGGTGCCGACGAATTTTCGACGGCGCAGATTGTTCGTAAACCACTTGTGGCGGGAGATGTCGGCCCAAGCTGGCTGCAGCCCGTTGATCCACCTGGTGGGGGAGGGGGGTGCTTCGCACGTGGTTGTGCGATCCAAGCAGAGGACTATGCGGCAGTACTCGACCCCGCCGGTAATGGGCTGAAGTGGACCACTGTTGTTGATGCAGAGGCCCTTGGCGGCGAAGCGATTCGTGCTCCCTCGGGATCAATCGTCAATCTGCCTGGCACTCATGACACGCTCGCCGTTTACGACCTGACTTTCGAGCAGCAGGGCACCTATCGGGCCTACTACCGCGCCAAAGGAACCAATGGCAGTTCGGACAGTCTCTATGTTCCCGACGATTTCAATATCGATCCCACAGTGAATGAGGGAACCACTCAAAGTGGGACTTACATTTGGGAAACCGGGGGCCTGTTTACGATTACCTCGTCGAATGTTGGTGTGCCACTCGAGTTTCGCATCGGCAGACGGGAAGCGAACAATCAACTAGATGCCTTGGTCCTCGATTCGGATCATTCCCTCACACCTTCTGAGCTCGACGCCTTGTTCGATGAGATGTTCGTCGCAGGCGACTTCAACGAGGATGGTTTCGTCGATGGGAATGATCTGTTGGCTTGGCAGGCTGGGTATGGAACATCCGGTTCAGCAAGCCACATGGATGGCGATGCTAACGAAGATGGTAATGTCGATGGGACAGATTTCCTCATTTGGCAACGCGGTTTCACGGGGTCAGCGCCGCTGACTTCACAGGCAGTACCCGTCCCTGAATGCACGGGGATGACGCTTTGTCTCCTAGGTCTCTTGGTGCCTGCTTTTTGCACCCGGAGTAGAAATTCAACGCGACTTTTAATCAGGAGTAGCCTTTTCCATGTCTAA
- a CDS encoding DUF1559 domain-containing protein, translating to MRISRGFTLVELLVVIAIIGVLVALLLPAVQAAREAARRMSCSNNLKQYGIAQLNYESTKKTFPPARPGPDATGSQEVRSVGRPPGPRASGGKGYERSGVSGFVLVLPFMEQQALYDRFDIENGDSVWLSSVAQVSWKTPQKEEAIGTRPNFVVCPSSTMLPQSEVSNFQSWNIVPATGSYALCAGHRGINKFGVDACMVKHHNTGIHLYWTRVKMQQIEDGTSNTISAGEVIDGHTQDSSNIWTYTLRFGDSYRVTEAAVNTPTGVECAVAGDNPGCFNGAFASRHPGGAQFVYADGHVTLISEDIDLVTYQDLSTIAGKPLAMDAVDDVFCSQPGY from the coding sequence ATGAGAATCTCACGGGGCTTTACCCTTGTAGAACTCTTAGTTGTGATCGCAATTATTGGTGTCTTGGTAGCATTGTTGTTGCCAGCCGTGCAAGCTGCCCGCGAGGCGGCTCGGCGGATGTCCTGCAGCAATAATCTGAAGCAATACGGTATCGCGCAGCTTAACTACGAAAGTACTAAGAAGACTTTCCCCCCTGCACGTCCCGGGCCTGATGCAACTGGATCACAAGAAGTGCGTTCCGTTGGACGTCCACCTGGACCTAGGGCCTCTGGAGGCAAAGGTTATGAGCGTTCTGGCGTAAGCGGCTTTGTTCTAGTATTGCCGTTTATGGAACAACAGGCGCTGTATGACAGATTTGACATCGAGAATGGGGATAGTGTCTGGCTGAGTAGCGTAGCTCAAGTCTCGTGGAAAACGCCGCAAAAGGAAGAAGCCATCGGTACTCGACCAAATTTTGTCGTTTGTCCATCCAGCACGATGCTTCCGCAATCGGAAGTCAGTAACTTCCAATCGTGGAATATCGTCCCGGCGACCGGGTCCTATGCATTATGCGCTGGACATCGTGGTATTAATAAGTTCGGCGTGGATGCATGTATGGTGAAGCACCACAATACGGGGATTCACCTGTATTGGACGAGAGTTAAGATGCAACAAATTGAAGATGGAACAAGTAACACAATTTCTGCTGGTGAGGTGATTGATGGTCACACGCAAGATAGTTCTAACATTTGGACTTATACGCTTAGATTCGGCGATTCCTACCGTGTTACCGAGGCGGCGGTAAACACACCTACTGGCGTAGAGTGCGCAGTAGCTGGGGATAATCCAGGATGTTTCAATGGCGCGTTCGCCAGTCGACATCCTGGTGGAGCACAATTCGTATATGCGGATGGTCACGTGACCTTGATCAGCGAGGATATCGACCTGGTTACCTATCAAGACTTGTCGACTATCGCAGGAAAACCGCTTGCCATGGATGCAGTGGATGATGTTTTCTGCTCTCAGCCAGGTTATTGA